DNA from Eucalyptus grandis isolate ANBG69807.140 chromosome 5, ASM1654582v1, whole genome shotgun sequence:
TCGGCATAACattcacttcaaattttattctaaaaataaaaacactttaAGCTAGTATTTGGAATTTTGGGTCTTGATACTCTTAGACGAGATAGTCATCAAGATTTTATTTGACATAAGTCCATTCAGaccctttatttgaaaaaattaaaaaaggcacTCCtctccttatttaaaattttcctgtATATATATAACGCGCGTTTCTGCACGGCTCCTTCTCTCGAGCTCACTATCAACTCGGGAGAGAGACGAGATTGCTCTCTTGCCCTTTCCTCATCTCTTCGGATTCGGTAATGGCGACGTCCTTGATGGCAAGGCCAGTTCCGGCGACCCGATcgccccggcggcggcggcgtcggcggcaTTCGAGACGGCGCCAGGCGTGGAGGCCGTGTCGAGCTTCGACAGCATGGGCCTGAGCGACGATGTCCTCCGTGGGATCTACGGCCACGGGTTCGACAAGCCCTCGGCGATTCAACAGCGAGCCGTGGTCCCCATTGTCCGAGGCCGAGACGTGATCGCTCAGGCGCAATCCGGCACGGGCAAGACCTCCACCTTGCCCTCGCGTCTTGCCAGATCGTGGACACCTCCAGAAGAGAGTACGCGATCCTCTTCGTGAGCGCGGAGACCCTTCTTTACTATCGATTTTCTAGTGGAATTAGGTTGAGGCATGTTATGCGTTTTGCTTTGGAGGGTGAGATGAGTTATTAACATTATAGAGCTCAAACTATGACACCGCggattaataataaataaataaataatcggcgaaccctctctctctctctcgaatttcTAGCGTAACGAAATTCGATCGCTCTGACAggaagaattttttattttcggccTCCTTAACTAAAGAATTTGAGATGTTCTGATGTTGAGGCAGAGGGATGTTGGCTTTTTAGTTTTACCATCGCCCCACGGATGGCCCTGAAAGAAGTTCAAGCCTTAGTCTATGGAATTTGTTCATGAACTTTGTTTTGAGAAGCTTTCTTGGAATTAAGCGTAGCCTGAGTTTATGCACTTATTCAGgttttatatgtatattatatcagAATGTTTAAGTGGGTCCTCTTAACTGAGTATTTTAGGCACTTGCAAGGCATGAAAGGTTTTTCTTCATTATCAAGGAAACGAATAGTTTTATTCTTACATTATTGATTCTATATAACAGAGCATTAGTATAATTGAAACTGCAATCTGGGTTTGCTTATTTGTGTAGCAAATATCCTGGATACACTCGTCAACAAGCTCCTATTATTAAAGTATCCGCGACTCtgttattttgttgatttttcaagCCACCCTTGTTTATTTTGCTCTCTGAAAGTTGCAATTTGAATTTGGTTGCTGCCTTGTGGCCATCGATTTTGTCTTAGCTAATTTGCTTCCTTCATGTTCTGTTCAGCGTGCAAGTGTTGATTTTGTCACCCTACGAGGATTTGGGCGAGTCAGACGGAGAGAGTTGTGCTGGCTATTGGTTATTACAGGAACGTGCTAGCCCATGCATGCGTTGGAGGCAAGAGCATGGGTGAAGATATCCGGAATTGGAGCACGGAGTTCATGTTGTGTCCGGAACTCCGGGCAGGGTGCTCGACATGATAAAGAGGAGAACTCTTCTTCGCACCAGAGCCATCAAACTCCTAGTCCTTGTGAGTGCACTGCATCACCTCCTTCGACTTCAGATCCTGTTAAGTTTCCTTCTGCTTTCTGCAAAACAAGTTCTCTCTATTCACTTACCTATATTTTTGCCAGGACGAAGCTGATGAGATGCTGAGCAGAGGATTTAAAGATCAAATCTACGATGTTTACAGATTCCTTCCTCCAGAGCTTCAGGTTGCCTGTCCTTCATGTTGAATcaatgtagtagtagtagtagtagtagtaaaGATGACTTCTTTTACGCAATAACCTTGTAATAGTCCCTAGTATTCCCAGCCCTTTGGCTTAATTCCATTGCATTATCCTAATAAAACCGAATGCCATTACTTCTTTAAGTCCAATCTAAGAAATGCTCTTCACTTTTCGATCATTATCAATCTAGATAGTCatcccttctcctcctcagctGATTCCTAGAATTTCCAAAAGGTCTTTCTGCATTAGTCAACATGCTGCAAGATGGAGCATTTaacttttataaaattcaaaatttgatgagagatctggaattttctttcctccttcatcctcctTAATATCTACATGATTCGACATTAGAGCATGTACAAGGTGGATAAAACGGTTGTCTTTTGGCTTCATAGTTCTACTATGAATAGGGcacttgttcttttcttttttctccttgtCTTGTCTGATGAGTATTAGATTTTTTACTACTGCGAGACATGCTTCTCTCCCCATGATGTGCGCTTCGTAATTTTTCAGCACATTGCTATGATTTGCTTCGTTCTAAATAAAATCAGTTGTTAGGGGAGTCGCTCATACACGTTCATGTTCACAACTGGCTAATGCATGGTGGCATTCTCTGCAGGTTGTCTTAGTTTCAGCAACCTTCCCCACTGAAATATTAGAGATGACAGGAAGATTCATGACCGATCCTATAAGGATTGTTGTGAAGCGTGATGAGTTGATGCTGGAGGTGAGCTACATTGGGTTAGTTGCATTTGATGGCGGCTAGGGATCTTGAGATTCTTCTGACACAATCCTTCCTTTACTTCGTATGGTTGCAGCGCGTAGACCAGTACATGGTGCCAGTGGAAAAGAGAAGACTGAAATTTGACACTCTGTGCATCTATACGACAACTGCCCCATAAGCCAAGGAGTTGTATTCTGCAACACTAAGCGGAAGGTATGACCCCAACTACGTTGGGCTCACACTTGAGGTGGAACATAAACATCTCGATGACTTAGAGATCATGAAGACCTCTACTGCTCTATTTCTCTTTGATCTATATTTTGTGCTGTGGAGTTGTATTCTGCAACACTAAGCAGAAGGTACGACCCCCAACCACGTTGGGTTCCACACTTGAGGTGGAACATAAACATCTCGATGACTTAGAGATCATGAAGACCTCTACTGCTCAATTTCTCTTTAATCTATATTTTGTGCTGTGGCTCTTCATGTCTTCCTTATATTTGTCGAGTAGGTTGGAGTGGCTTTGCAGAAAAGATGCGTGATTCTAATCTTCACTGTGTCTTTCATGCACGGGGACATGCCTCAAAAGGAGAGATGCAGTAATGGCTGGATTTCGATCTGGGACGACTGTTGATGATCACCACCGATGTGTGGGCTCGAGGGATTGATGTTGAGCAGGTTAGTCCTGAAAATTAACATCGCAATAATGCAGATGATGACATTCTACTGTTTTTGTCTGCTGTGTGCATCAACTCATTCGTAGGTCGGATGCTTGCTTTTTCGGAAGGCCAAATTTTCTTACTTTCCTATTGCGCCGATCGACCATTTAGTTGCGCGAGTGGACGACTGGAATCGTTCTCAATACACTCTGTAGGTTTGTCTTGTTGTCAACTATGATCTTCCCAACAGCAGAGAGCTGTACGTCCATCGGGCCGGTCGAGTAGGCCGTTTTGGGCGGAAGGTAACTATTATGAACCTTGAACTGGAGGCAACGACAATCctattttcagttttttgttCTTGCCGTGGGGTATAACGACAAATCTCTCTCATCGACATTGCAATTTATAAATGCCAATCCGCATGTGCTTTTGCAGGGTGTTGTGGtaaattttgtcaaagacaagGAGATCCAGATTCTTAGAGACATAGAGCAGTATTATGGCACCAACATAAGCGAATGTCCGGAGGACCTGCCGATATAATATGACAATATAACAGTGGGTACACTTAAAAGGCCGCGTGAGGTTCAAGTTATTATTCTATAGCTTTACTGCTGACCCATATATTATCGCATTGTTTGATCTTGTCAAAACTTGGAAGCAATTGGGTTGTGTTTGGAATGTTTAATCTAGGGTTCTATGTTAGTTTTTCGAGTTCCGATCCTTGAATACAGGCTCCTACACACATTTTGTCCACCTTCGCATTGATATTTAACTTCCCTTAAGATGAAGTGGTGATCGACATCATCAATTTCCTCACCCTTTCCCAAATAAATAAGTCCAAGGCGTTGACTTCTGGGTGTTCACTAACCTTCAATTCTCACCGAGGCATCTAAAACTTTTGCTAAACTCGCACCACAAATATCACGTCTTTCACCCTGCTTAACATGAAAACCTTTCGCTCCAAAGTTTCCATCCAAAGTTGGAGTTTCTGGTTAATAAAAAGTATCTTCCTGGTGCTTTTGATCTCCATTTTTCACCAAGGTATCATTGGGACTTCTGCTCTGCATTAAGCCAGCGCCAACTCTTATCATCTTTAAGCTACTCAGCAGAAAACCCCTGAGATTCTAAAAGTTTTTAGCGAGGTTGGATATGAACGTTTGTCTTTGACCCACTAAACACGTGAATGTGATGAGAGATTTACGTTGCCCGTTCGGGTTTAATACCCTTGCGTGGGTTGAAATACAAACACTTGTGCACGTTGTTACTTGAGCCCATTCCCGtagaattttctgaaattttaagtTGAAATCTGAGATAGGAAAAAGAGTTAACTTTGTGCTGGGGACAAGTACAGCAGGAGCTCACTTGAGTGTCTTTACGTTCTTTTTGCTCACTTAAGTgcgtaaaatttgaaaatcgatcACTTAGATGCGATAAGGGATTTGTCTCATCGGAAAATTCGACGTGGACGTCGGTGTTCGTCCTACGTGGCATTACTGTTGTGTCGTTACCTCGGGTGCACCACATATGGCTCGGTTGATAGTTTATTAAGTTTAGACTTAACTCAAGCTTTCCCAAACCcttaccaatttgcgacttagagTTCAagttattaatatgcaaataatttttatatagagaCGCTATTAATCGATTTATGATGGGTTGATTTAATACCAAAGTGAAGTATCGTGAGAAATACCTTACTTCTACGAGCTAATGATTAAATGAAtttagggacttgattacgctaaatCACTCTAACGTTTTGGATACATTTGTCATttattcgaaaaaatatttttgcaggcgATAAGAATTGATTTTAACTCTATCACCTAACATGTAAGGTACAACTATTATTGAACACTCAATAAAGCATGGCAACCGATAAATTGCAAATATAGGGAGTAAATATTACCTCGATGCAACGCAGGCATCCACAACAAATATTAATTAGAAACATGTGTTCAACTGAAATGTGACATCTAATTATCACTCAATcactcaactttttttttcttttcaggatTTTcgcttatttaaataaaatctaaaCTACATGATGCACAAAAATAGTTTATATTAACATGACATGTGACTTTCAATTAACATGCAAAGTATATGACACtcgattttaatttaatcaccGAACACTAATGACAGACAATGATTAATACGTAACCATTATActtgacatgcacatgatattcacttatttaaatgaaagCTAAACTATGTGCAATGCATGCAAGGACGTACACAAATAGTTTATATTAACATAACACgcgaattttaaataaataatcctGACACGCAAACTATATGCTCGATTTAAATTTAATGACCTAACTCTATTGACAGGTAATGATTTATATGTAACTACTTTACATGACATGCAagtgatttattattattattattattattattattattattattattattattattattattattattattattattattattattattattaaaatcataactaaaaatgaggaaattaacTATTTGGAATAAAGATAATATCTAATTCAATTCAGGTATTAAATTGTGTCAATTCCTAATTTCAGTTAGAATCTTATCTTGAATATTATAGAATCTACTTAGACATGCAATTTTACCAGAATAGAGCTAATTAATCTACAagcaatctttttttcttttaaattttcaaataaggacaacCAAGACAATCACCCAAATTACAAAATATCAACGAATTGCCAAAGATATCATCCATAATTCAAATTAGAGAATAATATCTAATTAAGTTGATTATTCCGCttgataaaatcgataaattgatcttaaatcttaaaatcaaaatttcaattctaaaGATTACTGCggaattaattattccatctaaagtctTGTATAGGGC
Protein-coding regions in this window:
- the LOC108954086 gene encoding LOW QUALITY PROTEIN: eukaryotic initiation factor 4A-3 (The sequence of the model RefSeq protein was modified relative to this genomic sequence to represent the inferred CDS: inserted 7 bases in 5 codons; deleted 1 base in 1 codon) — its product is MERESRRGKEGTQFVIFVLLRITERNGESYASLIAELQNFNLDLSCKSTFRLFTYCNASSGDPIAPAAAASAAFETAPGVEAVSSFDSMGLSDDVLRGIYGHGFDKPSAIQQRAVVPIVRGRDVIAQAQSGTGKTSTXALASCQIVDTSRRDVQVLILSPTRIWASQTERVVLAIGYYRNVLAHACVGGKSMGEDIRXLEHGVHVVSGTPGRVLDMIKRRTLLRTRAIKLLVLDEADEMLSRGFKDQIYDVYRFLPPELQVVLVSATFPTEILEMTGRFMTDPIRIVVKRDELMLERVDQYMVPVEKRRLKFDTLXHLYDNCPISQGVVFCNTKRKVGVALQKRCVILIFTVSFMHGDMPQKXRDAVMAGFRSGTTXLMITTDVWARGIDVEQVCLVVNYDLPNSRELYVHRAGRVGRFGRKGVVVNFVKDKEIQILRDIEQYYGTNISECPEDLPI